The Verrucomicrobium spinosum DSM 4136 = JCM 18804 genome includes a region encoding these proteins:
- a CDS encoding helicase-related protein, giving the protein MTESPAPAPASLRDNRPTRGTVGDFLKQKIQPDSILSFVSAYFTVHAYQALAEQLENADSLRFLFGEPTFVSGIDKGGKQAANFKLTENGLTIAKTLVQGAAARACAAWIDRMVQIRSIRQSNFLHGKAYHIQNGNASSAILGSSNFTVPGLGLGPNSNIELNLIVDSDPDRRDLKAWFDEVWTDERLTKDVKQEVLTYLNRLSAPNSPQFIYFLTLYHLFRGELEGAKETDDNLRTSSLLEANVWKMLYSFQKDGVKGAINKIRDYNGCILADSVGLGKTFEALAVIKYFELRNEKVLVLCPKKLRQNWTVFRSNSRLNPLLDDRFAFDVLSHTDLSRTSGVTGDHDLANFHWDNYGLVVIDESHNFRNNTVGKPNDDGTSRRTRYERLLEDVIQSGQKTKVLLLSATPVNNGISDLRNQISFIAGGDVARSADPTHDGAFREKLGIPSVKETTRKAQAKFTLWTKKPAEQRKARDLIHELGSDFFHLLDGLTIARSRAQIKRYYSQEMERLGGFPKRNPPLAEYPHIDLNQEFLSFEELDRRIGDLTLSLYHPSTKLKKDLPPEVRTHYEQKIGNFNQAGRERILIAMMKINFLKRLESSIDSFRLTLARTIEKIDRLEMKLQAFQEARSANPQLDFANLSEDDFDDLDLDPEDLEIGGKHKINLSHLNLPDWLLAVRLDRDQLQNLLDHANPVTVARDAKLTRVREIITEKVKRPGKNKDGKPVRKVIIFTAFADTARYLYEHLAPYCRDTLGVHSALICGGGKYKTSLGGNDFEQILTNFSPISKKRDKQRQLPQDEEIDLLIATDCISEGQNLQDADLLINYDIHWNPVRIIQRFGRIDRIGSKNKTVSLVNFWPTKDLDAYLNVKNRVEDRMALVDLTASGEDNLLASDQIEDLIKTDLHYRNQQLKRLQNEILDLEELEDEMISLADFSLTDFRLALLKFLENNREQLESAELGLYAVVPPDPQLPASQPGILFCLRQRDDKRSTEVNPLAPHYLVYVLDDGNVRLTFMQPKQCLELFRVLAAGYPSAFTDLCDAFDTRTKNGEDMSQASKLLESAVASIKRTFTKRATASLFSGRDGLLPKASETPSSTDDMELITWLVISNPLK; this is encoded by the coding sequence ATGACCGAATCGCCCGCTCCAGCCCCTGCCTCACTGCGCGACAATCGCCCCACCAGAGGGACCGTTGGTGACTTCCTAAAGCAAAAAATACAGCCCGACAGCATCCTTTCATTCGTTTCCGCCTACTTTACTGTTCATGCCTATCAAGCTCTCGCTGAACAGCTTGAGAATGCCGACAGTCTGCGATTTCTCTTCGGCGAGCCGACATTCGTTTCTGGCATCGACAAAGGAGGCAAGCAGGCAGCAAATTTCAAGCTGACTGAAAACGGCCTGACCATAGCCAAAACACTGGTGCAGGGGGCAGCGGCAAGAGCTTGTGCCGCATGGATTGATCGCATGGTCCAGATTCGCTCGATCCGCCAATCGAACTTCCTTCACGGGAAGGCGTACCACATCCAAAACGGTAACGCCTCCAGCGCAATTCTTGGCAGCTCCAACTTCACGGTTCCAGGCCTTGGGCTGGGCCCGAACAGTAACATTGAGCTAAACCTGATTGTCGACTCTGACCCAGATCGGAGAGACCTCAAAGCTTGGTTCGATGAGGTTTGGACCGACGAGCGGCTAACCAAGGACGTTAAGCAGGAAGTTTTGACCTACCTCAATCGGCTCTCCGCTCCCAACTCGCCCCAGTTCATTTACTTCCTCACACTCTACCATCTCTTCAGGGGAGAGCTCGAGGGTGCGAAGGAAACAGATGACAACCTCAGAACCAGCAGTCTCCTTGAGGCAAACGTCTGGAAGATGCTTTACTCGTTCCAAAAGGACGGGGTTAAGGGTGCAATCAACAAAATCCGCGACTACAACGGCTGCATTTTGGCAGACAGCGTCGGGCTAGGAAAAACTTTCGAGGCCCTGGCGGTGATCAAATACTTCGAGCTAAGGAATGAAAAGGTCCTCGTTCTCTGTCCGAAGAAACTCAGGCAAAACTGGACCGTGTTTCGTTCCAACAGCCGCCTGAATCCGCTGCTCGACGACCGCTTTGCCTTCGACGTGCTTTCCCATACAGATTTGTCCCGCACCTCAGGAGTGACGGGCGATCACGATCTCGCTAATTTCCACTGGGACAACTACGGGCTCGTGGTAATTGACGAGTCGCACAACTTCCGCAACAACACTGTTGGGAAACCAAATGACGACGGAACGTCGCGGCGCACCCGATATGAGAGGCTCCTGGAGGACGTGATTCAGTCCGGGCAGAAGACCAAGGTACTCCTGCTTTCCGCCACCCCGGTCAACAACGGTATCTCAGACCTACGAAATCAGATTTCCTTCATTGCGGGTGGCGACGTAGCTCGCTCAGCAGACCCGACTCACGATGGTGCCTTCAGAGAGAAACTCGGCATTCCGAGCGTCAAAGAAACGACCCGCAAAGCCCAGGCCAAGTTCACCCTCTGGACCAAAAAGCCAGCTGAGCAACGAAAAGCTCGCGACCTCATTCACGAGCTGGGCAGTGACTTCTTCCATCTCCTCGACGGTCTCACGATCGCGCGCTCGCGAGCGCAGATCAAACGCTACTACTCTCAGGAAATGGAGAGGCTTGGCGGCTTTCCGAAGCGTAATCCCCCCCTCGCAGAATATCCTCACATCGACCTAAATCAGGAGTTTCTCTCTTTCGAGGAACTCGACAGAAGGATCGGAGATTTGACGTTGAGCCTCTACCATCCCAGCACCAAGCTGAAAAAGGATCTCCCCCCGGAAGTTCGCACCCATTACGAGCAAAAAATCGGCAACTTCAACCAGGCAGGCCGCGAGCGGATCCTCATCGCCATGATGAAGATCAACTTCCTCAAACGGCTGGAAAGTTCGATCGACTCCTTCCGCCTTACTCTCGCGCGCACGATTGAGAAAATCGACCGTCTTGAAATGAAGCTCCAGGCTTTCCAGGAAGCTCGGAGCGCCAATCCCCAGCTCGACTTTGCCAATCTCTCCGAAGATGACTTCGACGATCTGGACCTCGACCCCGAAGATCTTGAGATCGGCGGCAAACACAAGATCAACCTCAGCCACCTCAACCTCCCAGATTGGTTGCTCGCCGTTCGTCTGGATAGGGACCAACTGCAGAACTTGCTGGATCACGCCAACCCCGTGACTGTCGCGCGCGATGCCAAGCTCACGCGCGTGAGAGAGATCATCACTGAAAAAGTGAAGAGACCGGGCAAAAACAAGGACGGTAAGCCGGTGCGAAAGGTCATCATTTTCACGGCCTTTGCCGATACGGCCCGCTACCTGTACGAACACCTCGCCCCTTATTGCCGTGATACGCTCGGCGTTCACAGCGCGCTCATCTGCGGTGGGGGGAAGTACAAGACCTCGCTCGGCGGCAATGATTTCGAGCAAATACTGACCAACTTCTCGCCGATTTCGAAGAAACGTGACAAGCAGCGTCAGCTTCCTCAAGACGAGGAAATCGACCTGCTCATTGCCACCGACTGCATCTCGGAAGGCCAAAACCTCCAGGATGCCGATCTTCTGATCAACTACGACATCCACTGGAATCCGGTCCGCATCATCCAGCGCTTTGGCCGCATCGACCGGATCGGATCGAAGAACAAGACAGTCTCGCTGGTCAATTTCTGGCCTACCAAGGATCTTGACGCCTACCTCAATGTGAAGAACCGCGTCGAGGACCGGATGGCGCTTGTCGATCTCACTGCCTCTGGTGAGGACAATCTGCTCGCCTCAGACCAGATCGAAGATTTGATAAAAACGGACCTGCATTACCGCAACCAGCAGCTCAAACGCCTTCAGAACGAAATCCTCGATCTTGAGGAACTGGAAGACGAGATGATCTCGCTCGCGGACTTTTCGCTCACGGACTTTCGACTGGCTCTGCTCAAGTTCCTGGAAAACAATCGCGAGCAGCTTGAATCTGCGGAACTCGGTCTCTACGCCGTCGTTCCTCCGGATCCGCAATTACCCGCTTCCCAGCCAGGTATCCTTTTCTGCCTGCGCCAGCGAGATGACAAGCGCTCTACCGAAGTGAACCCACTGGCTCCTCACTATCTGGTCTATGTGTTGGACGATGGCAATGTACGCCTTACCTTCATGCAGCCGAAGCAGTGTTTGGAGCTCTTCCGCGTATTGGCAGCCGGTTATCCGAGTGCATTCACCGACCTCTGCGACGCATTCGATACTCGGACCAAAAATGGCGAGGACATGAGCCAAGCCTCCAAACTTCTCGAATCGGCTGTCGCCTCCATCAAGCGCACCTTCACCAAGCGTGCGACCGCCTCCCTCTTTTCGGGACGCGACGGCCTACTGCCCAAAGCCAGCGAGACGCCATCATCCACCGATGACATGGAGCTCATCACCTGGCTCGTTATCTCGAATCCTTTGAAATGA
- a CDS encoding Eco57I restriction-modification methylase domain-containing protein — protein sequence MPIVTDIRPLLANALQGLEFGLLRDSAIHLLSVLGYESDRTHELADSSPLAFLELVETQKSDAKFDQAKALFAEWKSADILFQLTSEDLAATSSLFKETDLKPGLLQSYLFFSIELTGKNYARGKLTGIARQINRVFPMPVMVLIRHGDATGSPILSIAVINRRQNKLQASKDVLEKVTLIRNISLSSPHRGHLDILASFALQNLVHPKKLPIQDFDTLHAAWEEIFNVELLNKRFYRELANWYFWALPQVEFPADIEKDDEKRRATGLIRLLTRLIFCWFLKEKGLIPEKLFHPTDLAKLLKGFDPESETSSVYYQAILQNLFFATLNQRMGKDSKGNPYRVFATDEGFLKNKTTYDVNNLYRYEKHFAVPQDEALALFADIPFLNGGLFECLDQSEEGTGKKRYLDGFSRNPKMRPHVPDRLFFDSGETADLAEVYGDKKRKAEKVTGLISILNRYKFTIVENTPIDQEIALDPELLGKVFENLLASYNEETKTTARKQTGSFYTPRPIVEYMVDESLKAHLTGALTQNGMRETDAQAGLDILFAYTEREHPFREHEVAALLDAIHTCKILDPACGSGAFPMGMLQKLVYIIHKLDPDNARWKQLQIDTAAKIPDPSARDAAITAIERDFADNEDDYGRKLYLIENCLYGVDIQPIAIQISKLRFFISLVCDQRTNRSKKENHGIRPLPNLETKFVAADTLIGLPIPAPDLFVRTLIDPIEAKIESAVHSHFGAQNRKQKLKLQDDINRLQSELAEAIATSLGAKPGSDVAVKARHIAKWNRFNPQIAADFFDTHWMFGRSLGKGFDIVFGNPPYIQIQKFPAAQKAIWQSQGFKTYAATADIYCLFYERGAQLLKPGGHLAYITSNKWMRAGYGDQLRGFLSSKVDTVSVLDFGMAQNFGAATTYTCIVQLENQPYARKTLSCYAVDDRAAMADPASYFEQNRVQQDHLNDSPWVVISKERQRIKELVEAQGVPLEKWAIQINYGIKTGFNDAFYITQDQRDAMVAEDPKCADLIVPLLRGRDLARFQSNWDGTWMINTHNGLRSAGVPPVDVRRDFPAIWKHLIQWETELKTRQDKGNHWSNLRNCAYLREFSQPKIIYQDIAQSLPFYFDDREHFFFNNTLWMMNGDASQLPYVTAMLNSSVFRCCFRDNFPEYSGNAYRLFAIFMEKIPVKKPTDQQSALFEKLVPLIQFAKRTDESIAAQFLEDLIDACVMECYFREHMAERDLLFLDDLAPHLSAYDPSTSESQQREFIAQLHRTLNAPTSKIRNRLLRISADSPDLLAVIKEEGAV from the coding sequence ATGCCTATTGTCACTGATATCCGGCCGCTACTCGCGAACGCTCTTCAGGGGCTTGAATTTGGACTGCTCCGTGATTCCGCAATACACCTTCTAAGTGTCCTCGGATACGAAAGTGATCGCACCCACGAATTGGCAGATTCTTCACCGCTAGCCTTTCTCGAACTCGTCGAAACGCAGAAAAGCGATGCGAAGTTCGATCAAGCCAAGGCTCTCTTCGCTGAGTGGAAATCCGCCGACATTCTTTTCCAGCTCACCAGCGAAGACCTTGCGGCCACTTCCAGCCTGTTCAAGGAAACCGATCTCAAGCCCGGCCTACTCCAGTCCTACCTCTTCTTCTCCATCGAGCTGACGGGCAAAAACTACGCCCGTGGCAAGCTCACCGGCATCGCCCGTCAGATCAACCGCGTTTTCCCCATGCCCGTCATGGTGCTGATCCGCCATGGCGACGCAACCGGCAGCCCCATCCTCTCCATCGCCGTCATCAACCGGCGGCAAAACAAACTCCAAGCCAGCAAGGACGTCCTCGAAAAGGTCACCCTCATCCGCAACATCTCCCTGTCTAGCCCCCACCGCGGCCATCTCGACATCCTTGCCTCCTTCGCACTCCAGAATCTCGTCCACCCGAAGAAACTCCCCATCCAGGACTTCGACACCCTCCACGCCGCGTGGGAGGAAATCTTCAACGTCGAACTGCTAAACAAACGGTTCTACCGAGAACTGGCCAACTGGTATTTCTGGGCGCTCCCGCAGGTAGAGTTCCCCGCCGACATCGAGAAGGACGACGAGAAACGCCGCGCCACTGGCCTCATCCGGCTGCTCACCCGCCTCATTTTCTGCTGGTTCCTCAAGGAAAAGGGCCTCATCCCGGAAAAACTCTTCCATCCCACCGACCTCGCCAAGCTCCTCAAAGGCTTCGACCCCGAGAGCGAGACCAGCTCCGTCTATTACCAGGCCATCCTGCAGAACCTCTTCTTCGCCACGCTCAATCAGCGCATGGGCAAGGATTCCAAGGGCAACCCATACCGCGTCTTCGCCACCGACGAGGGCTTCCTGAAGAACAAGACCACCTACGATGTCAACAACCTCTACCGCTACGAAAAGCACTTCGCCGTCCCGCAGGACGAAGCCCTCGCCCTTTTCGCCGACATCCCCTTCCTCAATGGCGGGCTTTTCGAGTGTCTCGATCAATCCGAAGAGGGCACCGGCAAAAAACGCTACCTCGATGGCTTCTCGCGCAATCCCAAGATGCGCCCCCATGTCCCCGACCGCCTCTTCTTCGACAGCGGCGAGACTGCCGACCTCGCCGAAGTCTATGGCGACAAGAAACGCAAGGCCGAGAAGGTCACCGGACTCATCTCCATCCTGAACCGTTACAAGTTCACCATCGTCGAGAACACGCCCATTGATCAGGAAATCGCCCTCGATCCCGAGCTGCTCGGCAAGGTCTTCGAGAACCTCCTCGCCTCCTACAACGAAGAAACCAAAACCACCGCCCGCAAGCAGACCGGCTCCTTCTACACCCCGCGTCCCATCGTTGAATACATGGTGGACGAATCGCTCAAGGCCCACCTCACCGGCGCTCTAACGCAAAACGGCATGAGGGAGACGGACGCGCAGGCCGGCCTCGACATCCTCTTCGCATACACCGAGCGCGAGCATCCATTCCGCGAGCACGAAGTTGCCGCCCTGCTCGACGCCATCCACACCTGCAAGATTCTCGACCCCGCCTGCGGCTCCGGTGCCTTCCCGATGGGGATGCTGCAAAAACTCGTTTACATCATCCACAAGCTCGACCCCGACAACGCCCGCTGGAAGCAACTCCAGATCGACACCGCCGCGAAGATTCCCGATCCCTCCGCCCGCGACGCCGCCATCACCGCCATCGAACGCGACTTCGCCGACAATGAGGACGACTACGGCCGCAAGCTCTATCTCATCGAGAACTGCCTCTACGGCGTGGACATCCAGCCCATCGCCATCCAAATCTCGAAGCTCCGTTTCTTCATCTCCCTCGTCTGCGACCAGCGCACCAACCGCAGCAAAAAGGAAAACCACGGCATCCGCCCGCTGCCCAACCTCGAAACCAAGTTCGTCGCCGCCGACACGCTCATAGGGCTTCCGATTCCCGCGCCTGACCTCTTTGTGCGAACTCTGATTGATCCTATTGAAGCCAAGATCGAATCCGCCGTGCATTCCCACTTCGGTGCTCAAAATCGTAAACAGAAGCTCAAGCTACAGGATGACATCAATCGCCTGCAGTCAGAGCTCGCTGAAGCGATTGCGACCAGTCTTGGCGCCAAGCCGGGTTCAGACGTTGCAGTCAAAGCCCGGCACATTGCAAAGTGGAACCGATTTAATCCTCAGATCGCAGCAGACTTCTTCGATACTCACTGGATGTTCGGGCGCTCATTGGGAAAAGGCTTCGACATCGTCTTTGGCAATCCGCCTTATATCCAGATTCAGAAGTTTCCCGCCGCACAGAAAGCCATCTGGCAATCTCAAGGATTCAAGACCTACGCCGCCACTGCTGACATTTATTGCCTCTTTTACGAACGCGGCGCGCAACTCCTCAAACCGGGCGGGCACCTTGCCTACATCACATCTAACAAATGGATGCGAGCAGGTTATGGCGATCAGTTGCGTGGTTTCCTCTCATCTAAAGTGGACACTGTCTCGGTGCTCGACTTCGGCATGGCGCAAAACTTCGGGGCAGCCACTACCTATACCTGCATTGTGCAGCTTGAGAATCAACCCTACGCGCGAAAAACGCTCTCATGCTACGCTGTCGATGACCGTGCAGCCATGGCCGACCCAGCGAGCTATTTTGAACAAAACCGCGTTCAGCAAGATCACCTGAACGATTCGCCATGGGTCGTCATCTCCAAGGAACGCCAGCGCATCAAGGAACTGGTCGAAGCCCAGGGCGTGCCGTTGGAGAAGTGGGCCATTCAAATCAATTACGGCATCAAGACCGGCTTCAACGATGCCTTTTACATCACGCAGGATCAGCGCGACGCGATGGTGGCTGAAGATCCAAAGTGCGCGGACTTGATCGTGCCCCTGCTGCGGGGGCGCGATCTGGCCCGATTTCAGTCTAACTGGGACGGGACATGGATGATCAACACACACAATGGACTCCGAAGTGCTGGAGTTCCGCCGGTTGATGTCCGCAGGGATTTTCCCGCAATCTGGAAGCACCTGATCCAATGGGAGACAGAGCTAAAGACGCGCCAAGACAAGGGCAACCATTGGTCGAACCTTCGAAATTGTGCCTACCTGCGTGAGTTCTCGCAGCCGAAGATCATTTATCAGGATATCGCGCAGAGCCTCCCGTTCTACTTCGATGACCGCGAACACTTCTTCTTCAACAACACGCTTTGGATGATGAATGGGGACGCATCGCAGCTCCCCTACGTCACCGCGATGCTAAACTCATCGGTCTTCCGGTGCTGCTTTCGAGACAACTTCCCTGAATACTCGGGAAACGCCTACCGGCTATTCGCCATCTTCATGGAGAAAATCCCGGTGAAAAAACCTACAGACCAGCAATCTGCGTTGTTCGAAAAGCTCGTTCCGTTGATTCAGTTCGCCAAACGCACCGACGAGTCGATCGCCGCACAGTTTCTCGAAGACCTGATCGATGCCTGCGTAATGGAGTGCTACTTCCGCGAGCACATGGCCGAGCGCGACCTGCTGTTTCTCGACGACCTGGCTCCCCATCTCTCCGCCTACGACCCTAGCACCTCCGAATCGCAACAGCGCGAGTTCATCGCCCAACTCCACCGCACGCTGAACGCCCCCACGTCGAAAATCCGCAACCGCCTCCTCCGCATCTCCGCCGACAGCCCCGACCTCCTCGCCGTCATCAAAGAGGAGGGCGCGGTATGA
- a CDS encoding AAA family ATPase: protein MKSRLHRLEIRNFKAFREPFTLELEGRHLLVYGSNGSGKSSLYWALYTFLQSANKPTPGVAKYFDPADPQNLLNIHEKDPATKPGEIALTLRDIATKNDTTYRISQTVHGTRQQPAILKGDLASDFITYRFFFGFSDFRNSQTFNVWPLFEKEILPFCVTTAGGRQTPVQMWNAIRSGQPNPYANKGRAGTYAYADFHSATKRFAAILPGIIDAISSEAQSFYDTHFAKDDQPRKITLKLGLTTPPSSSGDNQAEFRFTPPAIGFGVKIDGRTIDRPQSFLNEAKMTQLALSVRFAASLVNLHESDLKLLVLDDLLVSLDMSNRMKVVEILLSDTFENYQKIILTHELGFFREFRRKLGPDHPDWSCVSLEGTPATAISGRTVKTDLQKAEEYLNGYNLDEAALCLRKVAEDTAKRFIDHNEVLPTKDFVGLTEALRAARNKIQAELPVELYEKVVRNTPNAHRNLLIASDDSDLDGNTALDPQTKGRLKTNRNRLRSLISTEHVERLKTVKLIDDILACTERVLNPAAHSGSPPLYKKEVQDALNLIAQLEIRLAS, encoded by the coding sequence ATGAAGTCCCGCCTCCACCGCCTCGAAATCCGCAACTTTAAAGCCTTCCGCGAGCCGTTCACTCTCGAGCTCGAAGGCCGTCACCTGCTCGTTTACGGCAGCAACGGCTCCGGCAAATCCTCCCTCTACTGGGCGCTCTATACCTTCCTTCAGAGTGCCAACAAGCCTACTCCCGGCGTCGCCAAATACTTCGATCCCGCCGACCCGCAAAACCTGCTCAACATTCACGAGAAAGACCCGGCCACCAAGCCAGGTGAAATCGCCCTGACCCTGCGCGACATCGCGACGAAGAACGACACGACGTATCGCATCAGCCAGACCGTCCACGGCACCCGCCAACAACCCGCGATCCTCAAAGGCGACCTCGCCAGCGACTTCATCACCTACCGCTTCTTCTTCGGTTTCTCCGATTTCCGAAACTCGCAGACGTTCAACGTCTGGCCGTTATTTGAGAAAGAGATTCTCCCTTTCTGTGTCACGACCGCCGGAGGTAGGCAAACGCCGGTTCAGATGTGGAACGCGATTCGGTCAGGCCAACCTAATCCTTATGCAAACAAAGGCCGCGCTGGGACGTATGCCTATGCCGACTTCCACTCAGCCACTAAGAGGTTCGCGGCCATCCTTCCCGGAATCATTGATGCCATAAGCTCTGAGGCTCAGTCCTTCTACGACACGCATTTCGCCAAGGACGACCAACCGAGGAAGATCACTTTAAAGCTCGGCCTCACGACGCCACCCTCGTCCTCGGGCGACAATCAGGCGGAGTTTCGGTTTACGCCTCCTGCAATCGGGTTTGGCGTCAAAATCGACGGCAGGACCATTGATCGTCCGCAGAGTTTTCTGAATGAAGCCAAGATGACGCAGCTCGCGCTGTCCGTCCGTTTCGCCGCTTCGCTGGTCAATCTTCACGAGTCCGACCTCAAGCTCCTCGTCCTCGACGACCTCCTCGTCAGCCTCGATATGAGCAACCGGATGAAGGTCGTCGAAATCCTCCTCTCCGATACCTTCGAGAACTACCAAAAGATCATCCTCACTCACGAACTCGGCTTCTTCCGCGAGTTCCGGCGCAAACTCGGTCCCGATCACCCGGATTGGAGTTGTGTGAGCCTGGAGGGCACGCCTGCCACTGCGATCAGCGGTCGCACGGTCAAAACCGACCTTCAGAAAGCGGAGGAGTATCTCAACGGCTACAATCTGGACGAAGCCGCGCTCTGCCTCCGCAAGGTTGCCGAGGATACTGCCAAGCGTTTCATCGATCACAATGAAGTGCTCCCCACAAAAGACTTCGTTGGTCTGACGGAGGCACTCCGAGCTGCACGTAACAAGATCCAAGCAGAGCTGCCGGTGGAACTCTACGAAAAGGTTGTACGCAATACTCCAAACGCCCATCGCAATCTCCTTATCGCTTCAGATGATTCTGATCTTGATGGAAACACGGCATTAGACCCTCAAACGAAAGGGAGGCTGAAGACCAATCGTAACCGCTTACGCAGCCTCATCTCTACAGAACACGTTGAGCGACTGAAAACGGTGAAACTAATCGACGACATCCTCGCTTGCACCGAGAGGGTCTTGAATCCCGCGGCCCACTCCGGATCTCCACCACTCTACAAAAAGGAGGTGCAAGACGCGCTCAACCTCATCGCGCAATTGGAGATTCGCCTAGCATCATGA
- a CDS encoding ImmA/IrrE family metallo-endopeptidase translates to MNRRNISCTQFDGGDGKAGSIRMEKPPTTKEGGLYSMQANRNHTAPVQFITIAHELAHLFLGHLGSDRKLNIPERPRPDHAKEELEAESVAYLVCGRNGVESKPQAYLTHFVESNTPVDSLDLYQVMRAAGQIETLLGLASLTRYQKPNSSA, encoded by the coding sequence ATGAACCGCAGAAACATCTCCTGCACCCAATTTGATGGTGGCGACGGAAAAGCCGGATCAATCCGTATGGAGAAACCTCCAACAACAAAGGAGGGAGGTCTCTACTCGATGCAAGCAAACCGGAACCATACGGCTCCGGTGCAGTTCATCACCATCGCGCACGAACTGGCTCACCTGTTCCTTGGTCATCTTGGTTCGGATAGGAAACTCAACATTCCCGAGCGTCCGCGCCCAGACCATGCAAAAGAAGAACTTGAGGCCGAATCCGTCGCCTACCTCGTCTGCGGACGGAATGGGGTAGAATCGAAGCCGCAAGCCTACTTGACCCATTTCGTCGAATCGAATACCCCCGTGGACAGCCTAGATCTATACCAAGTCATGCGTGCCGCCGGCCAGATCGAAACCCTGCTCGGGCTAGCGTCTCTCACCCGGTACCAGAAACCCAACAGCTCAGCGTAA